One genomic window of Brevundimonas vesicularis includes the following:
- a CDS encoding alpha/beta fold hydrolase gives MSNVIRACRGVFAPSRLAVILGVVVACAVASDQARAQPALPAASAAALFTSDRLSVELVGQGPDVILIPGFGCSREVWRATADRLKATHRVHLVQLAGFAGEPWSHGDGPFLQPVVDELDRYIRQEGLNRPAVIGHSMGALVGLRLAQAHPDAVGRLMSVDSLPFFSALFGPQVTAETARPFADQAASGILNTPQDAFRNGQTQTAAGYSRDPATQADIVAWSMAGDRHAMAAAIKDVMTTDARPGLAAMTTPVTALYAADADGGAPAAMADAMWTREYATLPGATLIRVDGSRHFIMADQPARFAELVDAFLAK, from the coding sequence ATGTCGAACGTCATTCGCGCTTGCCGGGGCGTCTTCGCCCCATCGCGCCTTGCCGTCATTCTGGGCGTTGTGGTCGCCTGCGCCGTGGCCAGCGATCAGGCCCGCGCCCAGCCCGCGCTGCCAGCGGCGTCCGCCGCAGCGCTCTTCACCTCCGACCGCCTTTCGGTCGAGTTGGTCGGCCAAGGCCCCGACGTGATCCTGATCCCCGGCTTCGGCTGTTCGCGGGAGGTCTGGCGGGCGACGGCCGATCGGTTGAAGGCGACGCACCGGGTGCATCTGGTGCAGTTGGCGGGTTTCGCCGGCGAGCCGTGGTCGCATGGCGACGGCCCCTTCTTGCAGCCTGTGGTGGATGAGCTGGATCGCTACATCCGCCAGGAGGGCCTGAACCGACCCGCAGTCATCGGCCATTCCATGGGCGCGCTTGTCGGGCTGAGGCTGGCGCAGGCGCATCCCGATGCCGTGGGACGATTGATGAGTGTCGACAGCCTGCCCTTCTTCTCCGCCCTGTTCGGGCCGCAGGTCACGGCCGAGACCGCGCGCCCCTTCGCCGATCAGGCGGCGAGCGGCATTCTGAACACCCCGCAGGACGCCTTCCGCAACGGCCAGACGCAGACGGCGGCGGGCTATTCACGCGATCCGGCGACCCAGGCGGACATCGTCGCCTGGTCCATGGCGGGCGACCGACACGCGATGGCGGCGGCGATCAAGGATGTGATGACCACCGACGCGCGACCCGGCCTGGCCGCGATGACGACTCCGGTGACGGCCCTCTACGCCGCCGATGCGGATGGCGGGGCGCCTGCGGCGATGGCCGATGCGATGTGGACGCGGGAGTATGCGACCTTGCCCGGCGCGACCCTGATCCGCGTCGATGGTTCGCGGCACTTCATCATGGCCGATCAGCCGGCGCGGTTCGCCGAGCTGGTCGATGCGTTTCTGGCGAAGTGA
- a CDS encoding helix-turn-helix transcriptional regulator, whose product MKNRLKLLRVERGWTQEQMGQALGVSRQAVIALETERHDPSLDLAYRIAAVFARPVEEIFENPHAG is encoded by the coding sequence ATGAAGAACCGTCTGAAGCTTCTACGCGTCGAGCGCGGCTGGACCCAGGAACAGATGGGCCAGGCGCTGGGGGTCTCGCGTCAGGCGGTGATCGCCCTGGAGACCGAGCGGCACGATCCATCGCTGGACCTCGCTTATCGGATCGCCGCCGTATTCGCGCGGCCGGTCGAAGAGATCTTTGAAAACCCGCACGCGGGCTGA
- a CDS encoding fatty acid desaturase family protein, producing the protein MSAAPRIAPSALFTPQEWEPYQIRSAWVGPLLVAHCWAVIALAVIAGVLIPWLIPLCVMVVGTRQLGLAILMHEAAHGGLSKSNRLNDFLGHWLCAMPIGASLKAYRPYHLTHHRFAQQAEDPDLMLSAPFPVSPASLRRKLIRDLTGQTFFKQRVLLPLAQARSSGPRDDGAHDYESIVTGRSVLPFLAFNTILLAGFIVAGVWWAFFMLWLLPMATWFPMVTRLRNIAEHACVEGSAVDPFRAARTTRASWWERAFIAPYWVNFHAEHHLFMHVPCWKLPRLHRAIRAKPQAEVMEVAPGYASVLKAVTRQPQ; encoded by the coding sequence ATGTCCGCCGCCCCGCGCATCGCTCCGTCCGCCCTGTTCACCCCTCAGGAATGGGAGCCATATCAGATACGCTCGGCCTGGGTCGGCCCGCTGCTTGTGGCTCACTGCTGGGCCGTGATCGCGCTGGCCGTGATCGCGGGCGTCCTGATCCCATGGCTGATCCCGCTGTGCGTCATGGTCGTCGGCACGCGTCAGCTGGGTCTGGCCATTCTGATGCACGAAGCGGCGCATGGCGGCCTGTCGAAGTCGAACCGGCTGAACGATTTTCTCGGCCACTGGCTATGCGCCATGCCGATCGGCGCCAGCCTGAAGGCCTATCGCCCCTATCATCTGACGCACCATCGCTTCGCCCAGCAGGCGGAGGACCCCGATCTGATGCTGTCGGCGCCGTTTCCCGTCAGTCCGGCCTCGCTGCGCCGCAAGCTGATCCGCGACCTGACAGGCCAGACCTTCTTCAAGCAGCGGGTGCTGCTGCCGCTGGCCCAAGCGCGCTCAAGCGGCCCCCGAGATGATGGCGCCCATGACTATGAGTCGATCGTGACGGGCCGATCCGTCCTGCCCTTCCTCGCCTTCAACACGATCCTCCTGGCGGGCTTCATCGTCGCCGGCGTCTGGTGGGCTTTCTTCATGCTGTGGCTGCTGCCGATGGCGACGTGGTTTCCGATGGTGACGCGTCTGCGAAACATCGCCGAACACGCCTGTGTCGAGGGTTCGGCCGTCGATCCGTTCCGCGCCGCCCGCACCACCCGCGCCTCTTGGTGGGAACGCGCCTTCATCGCGCCCTACTGGGTCAACTTCCACGCTGAGCATCACCTGTTCATGCATGTGCCCTGCTGGAAGCTGCCGCGCCTCCACCGCGCCATTCGTGCGAAGCCGCAAGCCGAGGTCATGGAGGTCGCACCTGGCTATGCCAGCGTGTTGAAGGCTGTTACGCGCCAGCCGCAATGA
- a CDS encoding class I SAM-dependent methyltransferase, with amino-acid sequence MTVLDPSAFIRDNTRLQPVPHAPEISLWLADEITPIWRLTEEELGELGVPPPFWAFAWAGGQALSRYLLDHPQEVAGKRVLDFAAGSGLVGVAAMRAGAAHVLCADIDPFCQAAVAANAAANGVTLDFTQTNLLDGAPPDVEIICAGDICYERPMTDAVLAWLTQARARGTRVLIGDPGRTYFPRTGLDFLAEYHVSTSRELEDQEIKRSSVWAMP; translated from the coding sequence ATGACCGTCCTCGATCCCTCCGCCTTCATCCGTGACAACACGCGACTTCAGCCTGTGCCGCACGCGCCCGAGATTTCTTTGTGGCTGGCCGACGAGATCACGCCGATCTGGCGGTTGACGGAAGAAGAACTGGGCGAACTGGGCGTGCCGCCGCCCTTCTGGGCCTTCGCCTGGGCCGGAGGTCAGGCGCTGAGCCGGTATCTGCTGGATCATCCGCAGGAAGTCGCCGGCAAGCGCGTCTTGGACTTCGCCGCCGGTTCGGGCCTGGTCGGCGTGGCGGCGATGAGGGCGGGGGCGGCCCATGTCCTGTGCGCCGACATCGATCCCTTCTGCCAGGCCGCCGTCGCCGCCAATGCCGCGGCGAACGGCGTGACGCTGGACTTCACCCAGACCAATCTGTTGGACGGCGCGCCGCCGGATGTGGAGATCATCTGCGCAGGCGACATCTGCTACGAGCGCCCGATGACCGACGCCGTTCTGGCCTGGCTGACCCAGGCCCGCGCCAGGGGGACGCGTGTTCTGATCGGCGATCCGGGACGCACCTATTTCCCGCGCACGGGCCTGGATTTTCTGGCCGAATACCACGTCTCGACCTCCCGCGAGTTGGAGGACCAGGAAATCAAACGGTCCTCCGTCTGGGCGATGCCTTAG
- a CDS encoding type 1 glutamine amidotransferase domain-containing protein encodes MAQSLSGKTVAILATDGVELIELNEPMKALKDAGAVVEIVSLKAGEFQGFDHLTPGDKVTADKAVAAVDASTYSALLLPGGVANPDLLRADEDAVKFVRAFFDAGKPVAAICHAPWLLIEAGVVEGRTMTSFESIRTDLKNAGANVVNEAVVVDEGLVTSRCPDDIPAFNAKMIEEFAEGRHEGQAAA; translated from the coding sequence ATGGCCCAATCCCTTTCCGGCAAGACCGTCGCCATCCTCGCGACCGACGGCGTCGAGCTGATCGAACTGAATGAACCGATGAAGGCGCTGAAGGATGCGGGCGCGGTGGTCGAGATCGTGTCGCTGAAGGCCGGCGAGTTCCAGGGCTTTGACCATCTGACGCCGGGCGACAAGGTTACGGCGGACAAGGCGGTGGCGGCGGTCGACGCCTCGACCTATTCCGCCCTGCTGCTGCCGGGCGGCGTCGCCAACCCGGACCTGCTGCGCGCGGACGAGGACGCGGTGAAGTTCGTGCGGGCCTTCTTCGACGCCGGCAAGCCGGTCGCCGCCATCTGTCACGCGCCGTGGCTGCTGATCGAGGCGGGCGTGGTCGAAGGGCGCACGATGACGTCGTTCGAAAGCATCCGCACTGACCTGAAGAACGCCGGGGCCAATGTGGTCAATGAGGCGGTGGTGGTGGATGAGGGCCTGGTGACCAGCCGCTGTCCCGACGACATTCCCGCCTTCAACGCCAAGATGATCGAGGAGTTCGCCGAAGGTCGCCATGAGGGGCAGGCCGCCGCTTAA